A region of the Vibrio tubiashii genome:
TAGCTCAATCCAAGCTCCCCTTTCAGCAGTTGATGCTTTTGCAGTGCGCTTTTCTTCAGCGATGATAGGAGATAGTTTTTATACAGCTTGGAAAAGCCTTGTTCGATGCGCTCAGAGCAGGCAGACAGGTCGAGTGGCGCAGACACTATAGTGGCGGCATCAAGCAAAGGATCTTGATTGTATTTAGCGAGGTAGTTGGCCAGCATATTACCGCCAAGAGAAATCCCGACCGCGACTTTGGTTTGTTGTGGGAACAGCGAATCTAGATGCTCAAGGAAGAAACGGGCGTCTTCAACTTCTCCTGAGTGATAGGCGCGAGCAAGTTTGTTGGGCTTACCGCTACAGCCACGAAAATGCATCATCACCGACAGCCAGCCTTGCTTAGCAAAAGCATCCATCAAACCATTAGCATACGGGCTGTAGAAACATCCTTCCAAACCGTGGAACAAAACAAAAATCGGCTTGTTTTTGGCTGACTTGCCATTGATATCTTCACTCCAAGCGATATCGAGGAAGTCTCCATCCGGAGTATCTAAGGTTTGCCAGATTGGTTCAAACAGGGCTTTTTTGCGAATAAAGCGCGGAGCAAGCGTTTGTAGGTGTGGGTTGGCTAATCCTTTAGCGGCAACAAAATGAGTCATAACGGTTCCAAAGCTTAGGGCTTAGAGATTGGCAATATCGTCGATAGGTTCAGCGAAAGCCTCATACAGCTGTTCACCGCCTAATTGGCGGCAGTAACGTAAAGTAAGGGGCTCTGCGTGATTCACTGTAAGTTCAATACTGTTGATGCAATCGACCAGATCAGATTGTTGCTGCTTTTCTAATTGCAGCTCAAATTGCAGTGATTCACGATACAAGGTATCTGGGAGGTGGAGCTTGAGTTTTCGTCTTAGCTCGCGGTAACTGTGCAGTAAGGCTTCTGAGCGCCCAAGACATTCTTCAACCTTGTGCCAGTCTTGCTCTTGAAAGCAAACCTGCTGCTCGTCGAGCCATTTAAGCAGCAGGAGTAGGTTAACGTTACCTTTGAAATGGTTTTGCAGATGGAGGCACGCCTCTTTTACTTCTCGCACACTGTAGTACTGCAAGCTAAATTGCCACAACCGTTCCAGTGTTAAAGAAATAGCGACGTGCTTTGAACTCATTGGCTATTGAACTCCTGCTCCATATTCTCTAGCTCTTCTTGCAGAGCCATCCATTCCATTTCGACATCTTCTAGCTCACTTTTGCTATTGGCCTGAATAGCTAACACTTCGTTAAGTTTAGCTTTATTTTCGGCATCATAAAGTGAGTTATCTGATAATTGCGTTTCTGCTTCCGCAAGTTTAACGCCCAACTTATCCATTTTTTCTTCAAGTTTTGTCAGGTTTTTGCGAATTGGTGCCGTTTGCTTGCGGAACTCGGCTTCACGACGTTTTTGGTCTTTCTTTGCCGCCGCGCTGTTTACAGAGCTTTTCTCTGGTTGCTGAGCTTGAGCCTCTCGGCGCTCGGCTTTTTGTTGTTCCGTCAACCACTTGTAGTAATCAGCTAGGTCGCCATCAAATGGTGCAACTTGGCGGTCATGTACAAGATACAAGTCATCTGTGGTTGCACGTAACAAGTAGCGGTCGTGCGAAACAATCACCATGGCACCTTCAAAGGTTTGCAGAGCCATCGTGAGCGCTTGACGCATATCCAAGTCAAGGTGGTTAGTTGGTTCATCGAGAAGCAACAGATTAGGCTTTTGCCATACGATTAAAGCCAGTACTAGGCGTGCTTTCTCACCACCAGAAAATGGTGCGACTTTTTCTAGCGCTTTTTCACCTTGGAAGCCAAAACTGCCTAAATAGTTACGCAGTTCAAGCTCGTTCTTATCTGGGGCGATTTGCATCATATGTTGCAGTGGTGTTTCTTCAGGGTGCAGCGTTTCCAACTGGTGCTGAGCAAAGTAGCCAATCTTGACGCCTTGTGAGTAGGTTAAATCGCCGCCCTGAGGAATAAGTTCACGCGAGAGCAATTTGATGAGCGTTGATTTACCTGCACCATTTCGACCGAGAAGACCAATGCGACTACCAGGGACTAGGTTAAGGCGAATCTTTTCTAAAATCAGATTGTCACCATAGCCCGCCGACACTTCATCCATCATGATGATTGGGTTTGGCAATGCCTCGGGATCGCGGAACTGGAAACTGAACGGGTTATCAAGCTGCGCAGGTAGCACTTTTTCCATACGCTCAAGAGCTTTAATACGGCTTTGTGCTTGGCGAGCTTTTGAGGCTTTATAGCGGAAGCGGTCGATATAACTTTGCATATGCGACATTTGCTTTTGCTGCTTTTCAAATTGAGCTTGCTGCAAGATAAGCTTTTGCGCGCGCTGATCTTCGAACGAAGAGTAGTTACCCGTGTACTCATTGAGTTGCTGGTTTTCGACATGAATAACGCGACCCACGATAGGATCTAGGAAATCACGGTCGTGAGAGATAAGGACAAGCGTGCCAGGGTAGTTCTGTAGCCAGCGTTCGAGCCACATAACAGCATCAAGATCTAAGTGGTTGGTTGGCTCATCGAGTAGCAAAAGATCCGAGCGACAAAGCAGTGCTTGTGCAAGGTTAAGGCGCATACGCCAACCACCGGAAAACTGAGTGAGGTTCCAGCTCATCTGAACTTGGCTAAAGCCTAAACCATCGAGTAGCTCTGCGGCGCGTGCGCGAATACTGTAGCCACCAATGGTTTCAATCTTGCCATGGATTTCGGCGACCAAAGTGCCTTTATCCTGTTGCTCTGCCGTCTCCAGTTCTGATTCTAAGCGGCGGTATTCACGGTCACCATCAATGACATACTCAATCGCACTGCGCTCCAGTGCAGGGGTTTCCTGTGCCACCCAAGCCATTTCCCAGTGCGCCGGCTTACTGAAGTTACCCGCGTCAATAGAGAGTTCGTCTTTGATGAGGGCGAATAGGGTCGATTTACCACAACCGTTTTTGCCGACTAGACCGACTTTATCGCCTGGGTGAATGGTCGCCGAAGCTTGATCTAAAAGTGGTTTGCCACCTCGAAGAAGCTGGATGCCAGAGAAGGTAATCATAATCTTTTGCTTTGTCTTTGCTCGTATTGCGACGAATAGTAGGTTAGTTAACGAGTTATGTCGATCGTTGCGTTATTGCCACTAACAACGTATAACAAACTGATAACGATAAATGACAATAAAAACAGTCATAATTGGCTATTCATAACATTAAGGATTGCTGTCGAAGGAATGCAGACTTTATCATCCGACAAGCCTAAAGTGTTGGTGCTTTATGCCCACCCAGAGTCACAGACCTCTGTGGCTAATCAAATGATGATCAAGAAGATTGAATCGCTTGATCACGTCCTCGTGCACGATCTTTACGCGCATTACCCAGATTTTTTTATTGATGTTCCGGCAGAGCAGCAATTGCTTGAAGAACACGATGTGATTGTGTTCCACCATCCTCTTTATATGTACTCTTGCCCCGCTTTGCTTAAAGAGTGGTTCGACCGAGTTCTCGGTAAGGGGTTCGCCTACGGCAAGGGGGAAGCGCTGAAAGGAAAATACTGGCGCAGCGTGATTACCACCGGAGGCAAAGAAGAAGCTTTTGGGCGCTCCGGTTACAACCGTTATCCGCTCGATGAAATTCTGCAGCCGTTTGAGCTAACAGCGGCGCTGTGTCAGATGGAGTGGATTGAGCCTTTGGTGCTCTATTGGGCGCGTAATGTCAGTGAAATGGAACGCTATCAACATGCGGAGACCTATCGTCAATGGCTGAATAATCCATTGCTAACCTATACTGAACAAGTAGTAGGGGGTGGGAATGGCGCTTGAAAGTGATTTTCTCCAGAGTAGTGTGATCTTTCTGACGGCTGCGGTAATTGCCGTGCCGATTGCTCAGCGATTGGGTCTTGGCTCAGTGCTGGGCTATTTGCTTGCGGGTGTTGCTATTGGTCCTTGGGGGCTAGGTTTGATCCGCGATGTTGAGGCCATTCTCCATTTTGCTGAGTTTGGTGTCGTCCTGCTGCTGTTTCTGATCGGTTTGGAACTGAACCCGAAAAAGCTCTTACAAATGAAAGGCCCCATATTAGGGCTTGGCGGGGCGCAAGTTGTTGTCACTACTTTAGTTTTGTCATGTGTTGCTTATCTGGCAGGAACGTCTTGGCAAACCAGTCTTGTGATTGGCATGGGCTTAGCGCTGTCTTCTACCGCTATCGCCCTACGAGTCATCGAAGAACAAGGGTTAGCAGGTGGCGAGACCGGACAGTCTGGTTTTGCGGTTCTGTTATTCCAAGATATTGCGGTCATTCCCATGCTCGCGATTCTTCCGGTCCTAGCCGGGAATACAGCAGGTAACTGGCTCGATGCGTTGTGGATGCTAGGTGGTGTCGGTGGACTGCTGGTTGGTGGTCATTTCCTACTAAGACCTCTATTTCGTTATGTGGTGCTCAGTGGCGTTAGAGAATTGTTCACAGTCGCGGCACTGTTATTGGTCATTGGTATCGCGCTGCTGATGAAACAATTAGGTCTGTCTATGGCACTTGGCACCTTCTTAGCAGGAGTGCTGCTAGCAGAAAGCGAATATCGTCATGAACTTGAGATAGCGATTGAACCATTTAAAGGTTTACTACTCGGTTTGTTCTTCATTGCAGTTGGTATGGCGGTCAACTTAGGACTATTGGCTTTAGAGCCTTTCACTGTATTAGCTGCCGTTGTCGGATTAGTTATCGTTAAGGGATTGATTCTTTACCTTCTGGCACGACTAGCGGGCAGCAGCGCCAAAGCTCGCAGCAAGATGGCAGCAATACTTAGCCAAGGTGGTGAGTTTGCTTTCGTTATCTTTACTGCCGCAAGCAGCGAAGGCTTAATCAACCAAGAGCAAACCGCCTTTTTGTTAGTGGTAGTGAGTTTGTCTATGGTCACGACGCCACTGCTGCTGATGGCACAAAATAAATGGTATGCCCGTGGCTTAAATACAGAATCAGTTGAGGCTCTGCGCAGTGATGTGATTAATAAGCAGCCAAGAGTCATCATCGCAGGCTTCGGTCGTTTTGGTCAGATCATTGGCCGTTTGATGTATGCCAACAAGATCAAAGTGACCGTCCTAGAAAGTGATGCCAGCCAAATCCAGTTGCTGCGTAAATATGGCTATAAAGTCTTTTATGGCGACGCGACTCAGCTCGATTTACTTCGTGCGGCGGGGGCAGATAAAGCAGAGGCCATGGTTATCTGTACTGATTCGCCAGACGAGATCATGCAAATAGTTGAGTTGTGCCAAACCCATTTCCCTGATTTGAAATTGCTGGCACGTGCTCGAAGTCGCGTCGAAGCTTATCAACTTCTGAGTCATGGGGTAGACAACTACTCCCGAGAAACCTTCTTAGGTGCCTTGGATCTTGGTCGTCAAACCTTGATCAATTTAGGCATGCATCCGTATCAAGCAAAGCGAGCGGAAGCGCATTTTAGAAAGCTTGATAATGCTATGCTCAAAGAATTGCTGCCTCAGCACAATGATGACAAACAATTGGCCCAAAGAGCCAAAGAAGCCCGTAAAGAACTGGAAGAGATATTTGGTCGAGAGCTAGAGAGCGATCAACAAGCCAAAAACTTCTGGGATTAAACTAGTGAAACAAAACAGATGAAAAAAAGATTTATCGCAGGCGCCAGCTGCCCTAAGTGTTCAGCACAAGACACTTTGCGCTGGTGGATAGAGAATAATATTGAGTTAGTAGAATGTGTTGAATGTGGTCACCAAGACCAACGTCAGCCTCAGTCCGTTGAGAAAACAGAGCATGGCGGTCAAGAAATGATCGGCATTTTTAAGCCCGATTGATTGTGTTTCTATAAATCATCCCCATAATACCCCCCGTAGAAAGTTAATAGACCTTAGTTTGGGCTAAGGTCCTTTATTCTCCTTGGAGTAAATATGAAAATTGAAAAGAACGTAGTTGTAAGCCTTGCTTACCAAGTGAAATTGGAAGACGGTGTTGTTGTTGATCAGTCTACGGCTGATGCGCCACTAGATTACCTACATGGCAACAACAACCTAATCACTGGTCTTGAAACAGCACTAGAAGGTAAGGAAGCAGGCGCTAAGTTCTCTGTAACCGTTTCTCCAGAAGAAGCATACGGTGAGCACAACGACGCACTTGTACAACGTGTTCCTGCAAATGTATTCCAAGGTGTTGAGCAAATCGAAGTAGGCATGCGTTTTCTAGCGGATACTGACCAAGGCCCAATCCCTGTAGAAGTGACTGAAGTTGATGGCGACGAAGTGGTTGTTGATGGTAACCACATGCTTGCGGGTCAAACTCTGACTTTCGACGTTGAAGTTGTAGCGGTACGTGAAGCGACAGCAGAAGAAGTTGAGCACGGTCATGTTCACCAAGCTGGTGGCTGTGGTCACGACCACGATCACGAAGGTGGTTGTTGTGGTGGCGAAGGCCATGATCACGGTGAAGAGAAGAAAGATGGCTGCTGCGGTGGCGGTAGCTGCGGTTCTCATTAATCCGTTAGCTTAGAACTAGATTGTAAAAGGCGTTTCCCGCTGTACGGGAAACGCCTTTTTTGTTATTAACTTATCAGTCAACTCGTTGTTAGGAGAGCCGTCGATGACTCAACCATTCTCAATCGCCATTCATGGCGGAGCCGGAACTATATTACGTGATCAAATGAGCGAAGAGTTAAAGGCTTCCATCCTAGCTGACCTTGAAGCATCGGTTCGCGCTGGGCATAGCATTCTAGCTCAGTCGGGTGATGCGCTTGATGCGGTCGTTGCCGCGGTTAAAGTGCTCGAAGACTCACCTAACTTTAATGCAGGCAAGGGCTCTGTCTTAACTCATAAAGAGATGGTTGAAATGGACGCCTCTATCATGCACGGCAAAGATAAAAATGCCGGTGCCGTGGCAGGTGTTCGTCATATCAAAAATCCTATCGAGCTTGCACGAGATGTGATGAACAAGAGCAACCATGTCTTACTGATTGGTGAAGGGGCCGAGGAGTTTGCATTCGAGCATGGTTACGAGTTCACCGAGCAGGACTATTTTTTCACTGACCGCCGCTATGAGCAGCTGCTATCGATGAAAGAGAAAGGCTTGTTTGCTTTGTCGGAGTCTAAATACCCCGATGATAAGAAATACGGCACTGTAGGGGCGGTAGCACTGGATCAGCAAGGCAATATTGCGGCGGCAACCAGCACTGGGGGTGTGACTAACAAGAAATATGGCAGGGTAGGTGACTCTTCGATCATTGGCGCTGGGACATTTGCTGAAAATGGCAATGTTGCTGTTTCCACCACAGGAATGGGAGAGTTCTTCATTCGTCAAACTGTCGCGGGCGATGTTGCCGCAAGAATGCGTTACTTGAAAGAAGATTTAGCCACTGCATGTGAGACGATTATTCAAGGAGAGCTCAAAGAGATGGGCGGAGAAGGTGGTCTGATTGCCGTTGATGCCCAAGGACAGCTCCATTTTGCGATGAACAGCAGTGGCATGTACCGAGCAGGCATCGACGCAAATGGTCGCTTTAGCGTGAAAATCTACGCAGATGAGTAGCTAGTAAGCGACTTGAATCCAGCAAGAGTGCTATTAAGTCGCTGATATCATTCGACGTTAGCTGAGTCGCCCCTTTATTTAAGCGGTATTACGCTTAGATGATTAAAAAATGACTGCAAGAAATGTGATTCAGTGCTAGAATCCATTTTTAACTAGCAACAGATACTGGAAAGATGGGAAATAACGTAGTCGTTCTGGGCACCCAATGGGGTGACGAAGGTAAAGGTAAAATTGTTGACCTTTTAACTGAAGATGCAAAGTATGTGGTTCGCTACCAAGGCGGTCACAACGCAGGTCACACTCTTGTAATTGACGGTGAAAAAACCGTTCTTCACTTAATTCCATCAGGCATCCTACGCGATAACGTAAAATGTGTTATCGGTAACGGCGTTGTACTATCGCCTGAAGCACTTCTTAAAGAAATGAAGCCTCTTGAAGCGCGTGGTATCCCGGTTCGTGAGCGTCTTTTCGTTTCTGAAGCTTGTCCTCTAATTCTTCCTTACCACATCGCTATCGACAACGCGCGTGAAATCGCTCGTGGTGCTAAAGCGATTGGTACAACTGGTCGTGGTATCGGTCCAGCTTACGAAGATAAAGTTGCTCGTCGCGGTCTTCGCGTTGGTGACCTTTTCGATAAAGAAATGTTCGCTGAGAAACTAAAAGAAGTAATGGAATTCCATAACTTCCAACTAGAGCACTTCTACAAAGCTGAAACAGTAAGCTACGATGAAGTTCTTGAGCAGTGCATGGGTTACGCTGACCTACTAACCTCTATGGTTATGGACGTAACTGACGAACTAGACGCAGCACGTAAGCGCGGCGACAAGGTAATGTTCGAAGGTGCTCAAGGTACTCTACTAGACATCGACCACGGTACATACCCATACGTAACTTCATCTAACACGACTGCTGGTGGTGTTGCTGCAGGTTCTGGTTTCGGTCCTCGCCACATCGGTTACATCCTTGGTATTACTAAGGCTTATTGTACTCGCGTTGGTTCAGGTCCATTCCCAACTGAGCTTTACGATGGTCAAGACAAGCAAGACCCAGTAGGTAAGCACCTAGGTGATGTTGGCCACGAGTTTGGTGCAACAACAGGTCGTCTACGTCGTACAGGTTGGTTCGATGCAGTGGCAATGCGCCGTGCAATCCAAATCAACTCTCTAACAGGTATGTGTCTGACTAAACTAGACGTTCTTGATGGTCTAAAAGAGATCAAGATCTGTACTGGTTACAAGATGAAAGATGGCTCTATCCTAGAAGTTTCTCCAATGGCTGCAGAGTCATTCGAAGAAGCGACGCCAATCTACGAAACTATGCCAGGTTGGTCTGAGACAACATTTGGTGCTAAGTCTCTAGACGCGCTTCCACAAGCAGCTCTAGATTACATCAAGCGTATCGAAGAGCTAACGGGTGTACCTGTAGACATCATTTCTACTGGTCCAGACCGTAACGAAACAATTATTAAGGTTCACCCTTACCAGGCTTAATCCCTGATTGTTCAGCAATTTTAAAAACCGGCGTTTATCGCCGGTTTTTTTATAACCAATTTTTCTTGCGATTCCCTTAACTTACGGCAACAATTTGCCATAGAACGGCAATTTTGATTAAAGAGTTAGCATTGATTGCCGATACTAGTATCAAGCTTGCCGTGTTTGCGGCAAATCTGATGTTGACGAAAAAACATCAATGGTCGAAGTTAAGAGTGCAGAAAATGAAGCTAAGAAAATTAGCTGCTTCGATGGTGTTGGCGTTAAGTGCCTCATGGGTACAGGCAAATGAGTTGCCTGATATCGGTGAGCCAATACCTATATATACCGAAGCCGAACTAATTAAACTCATCAACAACAACCAACATTTAGAGCGTGTAAAAGCCGATAACTGTCAGCTTGTTGAAGATATTGTGGCTCGTGCGACTCGAATCAGCTTGCCTGCGTATGAATTTTTATACGGAGATATGTTGGCGTGGGGCGTGTGTGTCAATCAAGATGTAGAGCTAGGTCTCTACTACATGGAAAATGCTGCCCACCAAGGTTTGCCGGCTGCTCTAGAGCAGATTGGTCGTTATTATTCGCGTGGTACCTTAGTTCAGCAAGATAAAGAGCGCGCGATTCCTTACTTGCGTGAAGCGGCGGCTATGGGCAATCTCAATGCGCGTATTCACTTAGCAGAGCTGCTGCTACGTGATTATGGTAGTCCGCTTGATTATGAAGACGCCTATCGTTGGCTTTATAATTCAGTCACGGCTGATCAGCGGGTACACAAACGCATTAGTGTGTTAAGGCAAGGCTTAGAGAGGCGCATGCCTCAGAACATCATCGCCAGAGCGAAAAAGCGCGATACCTTCTGGTAACTGCTAAATAGTTAAAATGCACCTGACTTACTGCACTCGGTCGGTTGCGATAGAAACTAAATTGCCCAGCACTTGCTGGGCAATTTTATTGCGCTTAGATAGCGGAGCTCTCTTTTACTACGCGTGAAAAACAACGAAATTAAAGTAACTTACCTGTAGCTTACCTCTGGACTCGGATATACTAGGATTAAATCCTTCCTTGTTAGTTAGGCGTGCCTATGTCAGACAATATCCATAATGACCCATTTGCAGCTCGTGAATCGGAAAATTATGAAAACCCGATCCCAAGCCGTGAGTTTATACTTGAGTTCCTCAGCCAAGCTGGCGTTCCAATGAACCGCAATGATCTCTTTGAAGCTTTAAAGCTGAAAGGAGAAGATCATTACGAAGGCTTACGTCGTCGACTGCGTGCCATGGAGCGTGATGGGCAACTGGTCTTCACTCGCCGTCAATGCTACGCCTTACCAGAGAAGCTAGAAATGGTGAAAGGCTATGTGATTGGTCATAAAGATGGTCATGGCTGGGTGCGTCCTGAGGGAAGCGTCGGCAAAGATAACGACATCGTACTTCCTCATCACCAAATGAAAAACATCATCCACGGTGACTATGTCTTAGTCCAACCCACAGAGAACTCAAAGCGAGGCCGTAAGGAAGGGCGCCTAGTTCGGGTACTTGAAGAGCGCGTGACGCAAATCGTTGGCCGCTTCTTTATGGAATATGGATACTCATATGTGGTGCCCGATGATTCGCGTATTAGCCAAGACATCCTGATCCCGAATGACTTACGTGCAGGGGCGCGTATGGGTAATGTTGTGGTGATTGAAATTACCGATCGTGGCTCTCGTTCTCGCGGCATGATGGGTAAAGTGGTTGAAGTCTTGGGTGAAAACATGGCACCTGGGATGGAGACACAAATTGCGATCCGTACTCACCAAATTCCTCATGAGTGGCCTGAAGCGGTCGATAAGCAAATCGAAGGACTTGGTGAAGAAGTTCCAGAAGAGGCAAAAGCTGGCAGGGTAGACCTGCGCGAGCTGCCACTGGTGACTATCGATGGTGAAGATGCTCGCGACTTTGACGATGCTGTTTTCTGTGAGAAAAAGAAAAGCGGTGGTTGGAGACTTTGGGTCGCTATAGCTGATGTCAGCTATTACGTTCGCCCAGACAGCGCACTAGATAAAGAAGCGATTAACCGCGGTAACTCGGTTTACTTCCCATCGCAAGTGGTTCCAATGCTTCCGGAAGTGTTATCCAATGGCTTATGTTCTCTCAACCCACAAGTCGATCGCCTATGTATGGTGTGTGAGATGACCATCTCCGAGACGGGTAAGTTATCTGGCTATAAGCACTACGAAGCGGTGATGAACTCTCATGCTCGCCTGACCTATAACAAGGTACACCATATCCTTGAAGGGGATGAAGAGCTGCGCCAAAGATACGAACCGCTCGTTCCTCACTTAGAAGAGCTGCATAAGATGTACAAAGTACTTAAGCATGCTCGTGATAACCGTGGTGCGATTGAATTTGAAACGGTGGAAACCAAGTTTATCTTCAATGCGGAACGCAAGATTGACAGTATTGAACCTGTGATTCGCAACGATGCGCATAAGATTATTGAAGAGTGTATGATCCTAGCCAATATCGCTTCTGCTTCTTTGGTTGAAAAAGCAAAAGAACCGGCACTGTACCGAATTCACGAATCTCCGGGTGAACTACGTTTGCAAGGTTTCCGTGACTTCTTGGGTGAGCTAGGCCTGCACTTAAATGGTGGTTTAGAGCCATCACCAACCGATTACGCTGACTTAGTTAAGCAAATTGGCGAGCGCCAAGACAAAGAGCTGATTCAAACCATGCTGTTGCGTTCGATGAAGCAAGCGGTCTACAACGCAGATAACTGCGGTCACTTTGGCTTGGCACTAAAACGCTACGCGCACTTTACCTCGCCAATTCGTCGCTACCCAGACTTGCTATTGCACCGCGCGATTAAATATCTAATTGCCAAAGAAAATGGCACATTGAAAGATCGCTGGACACCAACCGGTGGTTGCCACTATTCATTTGATGACATGGATTTCTACGGTGAGCAATGTTCGATGACTGAACGCCGTGCCGATGATGCGACCCGCGAAGTTTCTGATTGGCTCAAATGTGAATACATGCAAGACCATGTTGGCGAGGAACTCGAAGGCGTTATCGCCAATGTGACTGGTTTTGGTTTCTTCGTTCGTCTTAGCGATCTGCATATTGATGGTTTGGTGCATATTTCAGCACTTGCGAATGACTACTATCAATTTGACCCTATTGGTCAGAGACTTATCGGTGAAAGCTTTGGTGCTATCTATCGATTAGGTGATGCAGTGAAAGTCAAAGTGCTTTCCGTTAATCTCGATGATCGTCAAATTGACTTTGAATTAGTTGAAACAAGTCGTAAGCTACGCGGCGAAGGGAAGACGGCTAAGAAGCGCGCAGCAGAGGCGAAAAGAAAAGCCAAAGAGAAAAAACGTGCCGCAACCAAAGGTGGCAAAGCAGGCCGTAAAGCCAGCCCTGACGTTGAACCAACCAAACGTCCGGAGCCATCAGAGTCGAGAGCTGGCAAGAAGCCGAAAGTGACCAAGGCGCGTAAGAAAAAGCCGGGCGCAAAACCTAAGAAAGCCAAGCGTCCTAAGAAAGCTGCGCAGTAAGAATTTAACCCAACAGGTTTTTAAATGAGTAACGAATTTATCTATGGTATTCACGCAGTCAAAGCAGTTCTAGAGCGTGAACCTGAGCGTTTCATTGAAGCGTTCGTACTAAAAGGTCGTCAAGATGACCGTCTAATGCCGATTCTGAATGAGCTACAAGTGTGTGGTGTTTCAATTCAGCAAATGACTCGTAAAACGTTAGATGACAAAGCACGCGGTGCTAACCATCAAGGTATTATGGCGCGTGTTAAACCCGCTAAACAGCTTAATGAAAATGACTTAGATAACATTCTTGCTAAGCATGAGTCACCACTACTGTTAGTTCTTGATGGTGTCACAGACCCGCACAACCTAGGTGCCTGTCTACGTAACGCTGATGCGGCAGGTGTTGCGGCGGTTATTGTGCCTAAAGACAAATCAGCGAACATTACTGCGACAGTCAGTAAAGTGGCTTGTGGCGCAGCAGAGACTGTACCTTTGGTTCGCGTGACTAACCTAGCTCGCACCATGCGTGCGTTGCAAGAGCAGGGGGTATGGTTTGTTGGTACAGCAGGTGAAGCGACACACGACATATATCAAGCAAAGCTAACAGGTTCGCTAGCTATCGTCATGGGCGCAGAAGGTGACGGTATGCGCCGACTGACTCGCGAAACTTGTGATGACTTAATCAAGATCCCAATGGCAGGCAGTGTCTCAAGTCTAAACGTCTCTGTTGCATCAGGCGTATGTCTATTTGAAGCGGTGCGCCAGCGCCTAGCTTAAAAATCCGGAACGCTGCGCTCCTAGATAACGGGAGCGCGACGCTACGAGAAAACTGAAGTTGACCTCTTGAACTAGGACGGTCAACTTTAGCTCTCCAGCTCTCCAGCTCTCCAGCTCTCCAGCTCTCCAGCTCTCCAGCTCTCCAGCTCTCCAGCTCTCCAGCTCTCCAGCTCTCCAGCTCTCCAGCTCTCCAGCTCTCCAGCTCTCCATAGGACGAAGTCCGTTCCCGCATCCCGATTCCCAACACCCATTCCCTCTACTGCGTTTATTTTTCAAACAGCACTTGCAAGTAAAATTGTGATCTGTATAATGCGTCGCACTGGTTAAGCCAGTTGTGAACCAATGAGCGAAGAGGAGCTGATTTATCTCTTTGATATTTCAGGTAATGTAGACTCAGCTTATGTTCGCGGTTAATACAATTAGCTACTTATTCTTCGGAATAACTATCCCCAGACGTGATTCTGGTATGT
Encoded here:
- the slyD gene encoding peptidylprolyl isomerase codes for the protein MKIEKNVVVSLAYQVKLEDGVVVDQSTADAPLDYLHGNNNLITGLETALEGKEAGAKFSVTVSPEEAYGEHNDALVQRVPANVFQGVEQIEVGMRFLADTDQGPIPVEVTEVDGDEVVVDGNHMLAGQTLTFDVEVVAVREATAEEVEHGHVHQAGGCGHDHDHEGGCCGGEGHDHGEEKKDGCCGGGSCGSH
- a CDS encoding adenylosuccinate synthase, with product MGNNVVVLGTQWGDEGKGKIVDLLTEDAKYVVRYQGGHNAGHTLVIDGEKTVLHLIPSGILRDNVKCVIGNGVVLSPEALLKEMKPLEARGIPVRERLFVSEACPLILPYHIAIDNAREIARGAKAIGTTGRGIGPAYEDKVARRGLRVGDLFDKEMFAEKLKEVMEFHNFQLEHFYKAETVSYDEVLEQCMGYADLLTSMVMDVTDELDAARKRGDKVMFEGAQGTLLDIDHGTYPYVTSSNTTAGGVAAGSGFGPRHIGYILGITKAYCTRVGSGPFPTELYDGQDKQDPVGKHLGDVGHEFGATTGRLRRTGWFDAVAMRRAIQINSLTGMCLTKLDVLDGLKEIKICTGYKMKDGSILEVSPMAAESFEEATPIYETMPGWSETTFGAKSLDALPQAALDYIKRIEELTGVPVDIISTGPDRNETIIKVHPYQA
- the rnr gene encoding ribonuclease R; this translates as MSDNIHNDPFAARESENYENPIPSREFILEFLSQAGVPMNRNDLFEALKLKGEDHYEGLRRRLRAMERDGQLVFTRRQCYALPEKLEMVKGYVIGHKDGHGWVRPEGSVGKDNDIVLPHHQMKNIIHGDYVLVQPTENSKRGRKEGRLVRVLEERVTQIVGRFFMEYGYSYVVPDDSRISQDILIPNDLRAGARMGNVVVIEITDRGSRSRGMMGKVVEVLGENMAPGMETQIAIRTHQIPHEWPEAVDKQIEGLGEEVPEEAKAGRVDLRELPLVTIDGEDARDFDDAVFCEKKKSGGWRLWVAIADVSYYVRPDSALDKEAINRGNSVYFPSQVVPMLPEVLSNGLCSLNPQVDRLCMVCEMTISETGKLSGYKHYEAVMNSHARLTYNKVHHILEGDEELRQRYEPLVPHLEELHKMYKVLKHARDNRGAIEFETVETKFIFNAERKIDSIEPVIRNDAHKIIEECMILANIASASLVEKAKEPALYRIHESPGELRLQGFRDFLGELGLHLNGGLEPSPTDYADLVKQIGERQDKELIQTMLLRSMKQAVYNADNCGHFGLALKRYAHFTSPIRRYPDLLLHRAIKYLIAKENGTLKDRWTPTGGCHYSFDDMDFYGEQCSMTERRADDATREVSDWLKCEYMQDHVGEELEGVIANVTGFGFFVRLSDLHIDGLVHISALANDYYQFDPIGQRLIGESFGAIYRLGDAVKVKVLSVNLDDRQIDFELVETSRKLRGEGKTAKKRAAEAKRKAKEKKRAATKGGKAGRKASPDVEPTKRPEPSESRAGKKPKVTKARKKKPGAKPKKAKRPKKAAQ
- a CDS encoding isoaspartyl peptidase/L-asparaginase family protein; the protein is MTQPFSIAIHGGAGTILRDQMSEELKASILADLEASVRAGHSILAQSGDALDAVVAAVKVLEDSPNFNAGKGSVLTHKEMVEMDASIMHGKDKNAGAVAGVRHIKNPIELARDVMNKSNHVLLIGEGAEEFAFEHGYEFTEQDYFFTDRRYEQLLSMKEKGLFALSESKYPDDKKYGTVGAVALDQQGNIAAATSTGGVTNKKYGRVGDSSIIGAGTFAENGNVAVSTTGMGEFFIRQTVAGDVAARMRYLKEDLATACETIIQGELKEMGGEGGLIAVDAQGQLHFAMNSSGMYRAGIDANGRFSVKIYADE
- the motX gene encoding flagellar protein MotX, with product MKLRKLAASMVLALSASWVQANELPDIGEPIPIYTEAELIKLINNNQHLERVKADNCQLVEDIVARATRISLPAYEFLYGDMLAWGVCVNQDVELGLYYMENAAHQGLPAALEQIGRYYSRGTLVQQDKERAIPYLREAAAMGNLNARIHLAELLLRDYGSPLDYEDAYRWLYNSVTADQRVHKRISVLRQGLERRMPQNIIARAKKRDTFW